The genomic region CTTCTCCCGGCGGAATGATGAACGGCACGCGCTCGGCCACGCCGAGCAGGTCAACTAGCTCGTGGAATCGGGAGTTGTGGGCCGGGATACCGACCGCCCCGAACATCTCGAAGCGATAACCCCTGCGGTCGATCGTCTGGGCTTTGCCGCCGGCCCGCAGTGTCTTTTCGAGCAGCGCTACACGCCGACCCGAGTGAGCCAACAGTGCGGCGGCCGTTGCACCGCCGTAGCCGGCACCGATAACCACCGCGTCGAAGCTCTCCATCTCATATCTCCCCAAGCCAGGCACCAGCGCGGTGCCGGGATCTCAGTGAGGCAGCGTTCTTACCCGAGCGCCTGTGAACGGTCCAGCGCCGTGAGCGGCGGCGCGTGAAACCGCTACCGCTGGCTGCAAAGTGACGACAGACGGGTGTCAGTTCCCGCCGTACTTGTCTTCGGCCTGGCTGGCGAGGTGTTCGAGCAGGCGTTGCTCGGCAGCGCGGTAGGCGATGGTGCGCAGCATCTCCTGCGCTTGCTGGGCGAGCGGGATGGCAGCGAGATAGCCCACCACCTGCGCCGGCGAGAGGTGCTCAATGGACCGCTCCATTGCGGTCATGACTTCGGCAGGGATTTCCGGGACAGTGACCTCGCCGGCAATGTCCAGCGCCGCGGAGAAACGGGCAGTGAAACTGCGCTTGGCGTCGGCCTTTTCCTCCTCGCTACAGTGAACGTGCAGCTTGGCGGCCGTCTTCTCGAACAAGCGGTCAAAAGCGGTAAGTAATGCATCCTTGCCGGTCATTGGACCTCCATCACGGGCCAGTCGCCTAGTTAACCAGCCCCGGTACGCTCGGCAAGTTCGGGGGCCAAAAAAGGCAAATCTCGCGTTGACTTGGCTGCCGGCTGTTCGTAAAGTGCCGAGCGATGCGAGCCCGACAATGCCGCCCGTGGATTGGCAGCCACGGCCGCGCCGCGGTGGTAATCAGCGCGGTCTGGTTGATTGCCGGCGCCGGCTTGCACGCGCAGACGGTGTACAAGTGGGTCGATGACAACGGCGTAGTCCACTTCTCCGACGTGCCGCCGGCAGGCGGCCAGAAATACGAAGAGCGCGGAGGGCGCGCCCAGGAGCCCGAAGCGAAGCCCGCTGCTAGAACCGATCAGCCCGAGATCTCCTCCGGTGAGCCGCCGGCGGCCGCTGCCCCGGCCGTAGAGGCCACCAAGGGCCCGGCGCGGGTAATCCTGACCGCTAACCAGTCGTTTCCACGCAGCGCCGATGCGCGCCACGTCATCGGCGTGGTCAAGAACGTGGGCGGGCGCGCCGCGGCCCAA from Deltaproteobacteria bacterium harbors:
- a CDS encoding DUF4124 domain-containing protein; protein product: MRARQCRPWIGSHGRAAVVISAVWLIAGAGLHAQTVYKWVDDNGVVHFSDVPPAGGQKYEERGGRAQEPEAKPAARTDQPEISSGEPPAAAAPAVEATKGPARVILTANQSFPRSADARHVIGVVKNVGGRAAAQVRVTVHVASSQGQDCGREEVDVTPPTLEAGESGNFDATITNPCFADGGSVDAEPQWD